CATATTCATCGTTACCAACGATTTATACTTTTCTCTAGTCCAGGAACAGCTGCCACAATTATCCGCCAGCCAGATATTATTGGAGCCAACTCGCAGAAATACAGCCCCTTGCATCGCTTGGGCTTCATATCACATCCATGCATTAAATCCGAATGCCAATATCGTGGTTGCACCTTCAGATCATCTTATATTAAAAGAAAGCGAGTTCTTGGAATCGATTGATAAGGGGTTGAAATTTGCGGCTAAATCAAGCGACCTGCTTACACTAGGAATTAAGCCTAACAGACCGGAAACAGGATATGGATACATTCAGATTGACGAGCAACGAGAAGGAGATTTCTATAAGGTAAAAACATTTACAGAAAAGCCCGAATTGGAATTAGCAAAGGTTTTTGTGGAAAGCGGAGAATTTTATTGGAACTCGGGTTTGTTTATATGGAATGTCAATTCCATCTTAAAAGCATTTAACGGACTCCTACCAGAATTGGTAGCCAAATTAACTGCAGATGAAGGTGTATATGGTACAGAAAAAGAAAAAGCATTTATTGACGAATATTTCCCTGCATGTCCCAATATCTCAATCGACTTTGGAATTATGGAGAAAGCAGATAATGTTTATGTTTTAATGGGAGATTTTGGATGGTCCGACCTTGGAACATGGGGATCACTGTACGATCTTTCGCCCAAAGATAAAGATAAAAATGTATCTCTTAAAGGTGATACGTTAATGTATAACAGCAAAGATAATATCGTTGTATTGCCAGAAGGAAAATTAGCTGTACTGCAGGATCTGGAAGGCTACCTGATAGCTGAATCGGACAATGTATTACTGATCTGCAAGAAAGATGAAGAAAACTCTATCCGAAAGTTTGTTAATGATGCTCAGATAAAAATGGGCGAGGATTATATTTAACACTCGAACTATAATAAAAAAAGCGCATGGAATATATCATGCGCTTTTTTTATTATATATGTCTATTTTCAGCTTCCCAAACACTCTTAATCGATTCAGAAATCTTAGAGAATTCTTCATCTGATAATTTCTGTTTTGGATTAGAGATAATCATATCAGATTCTTTATTAATTGGAATAAGATGAATGTGAGCATGAGGTACTTCAAGCCCCATCACAGCAACACCAATCCTTTTACATGGGACAGCCTTTTCAATGGCTTTGGCAACACTCTTTGCAAAAAGATGCATCGCCGCAAGTTCTTCATCTTCCAGGTCAAAAATATAGTCCACCTCATGTTTAGGAATAACCAATGTGTGTCCTTTGACTAATGGGTTTATATCAAGGAAAGCATAAAAACAATCATTTTCTGCCACTTTATAACTGGGAATTTCGCCAGCTACTATTTTACTAAATATTGTTGCCATTACTTCATCTATATGTTAAAGAGAAATATTCATTACTTCAAGAGAAATATTACCCTGAGGAACAGATATTTCAGCAATATCACCCACTTTCTTCCCTAAAAGACCCTTAGCAATAGGAGTTTTTACTGACAGTTTTCCTTCTTTAAGGTTTGCTTCGCTTTCAGATACAATAGTATAAACCATCTTCATACCATTCTTTAGATTTTTAAGCTCCACTTTATTAAGAATCTGAACAGAATCTGTTTTTAATTTTGTTTCATCAATGATTTTTGCACTTCCAACTATGTTTTTCAATTGATTGATTTTCATTTCAAGCATACCCTGTGCTTCTTTTGCCGCATCATATTCTGCATTTTCAGACAAGTCTCCTTTATCTCTCGCTTCACCAATCTGTCTTGATATCTCAGGACGATTTACAGTTTCGAGTATTCTCAGTTCCTCAACTAATTTCTTGTAACCTTCTTCTGACATATAAGCCATGTTTGATCCTCCTTATTTAATTAATTAATAAAATACTTTAAGCGTATAAGCTATTTAATGGTCATATAAACAAAAAAGAATTCCAACATAAGCATGTCGGAACCCTCTTTCTATTTTAATACTCTGCAAAGATACATTTTTAATTGATATATGCCAAGCAAAATCGTATGCTTTGTAACATGTTTTACATAATCGCCTTAATTATTAGCAAATTAAAGCAATTTCTTCACTTCTGCTTCCAGATTTTTAATATTCTCGTCACGAGCGCTAAGCTCATTATTCCTATTGATTAAGAAGAATGATGGGACTTTCTTTATATTATACAATGATGCATATTTTGAGCTAGTTCCATCTTCATCACGAACGCAAACCCAAGGCAATTTATCGGTTACAGTTTTCCAGAAATGCTCATCCGCATCCAAAGACACCTGATAAATCTGCAAACCTTGAGCAGCATATTTATTATACACATCACGTAACATAAAGTTATGCGCCGTCGAATTTTCTGCTTGATAAACAGTAAAATCAAGAATCACAACTTTTCCTTTCAGAGCACTCAGTTTATGAGATACTCCATGAATATCTTTCAAATTAATATCAATTAAACCGGCTTCAGACAACTTTTCCTGAGGAAGTTCAATTACCTTTCTTTTCGCTTCTCTGGTATTCTTAAGTCCTTTTATTACAATATTATATAAGTTTTTAGAACGGTCGGAATTGGGATATGCATTGGTTAAGCTAGTAGCCACTGCCTGAAAACATTTTATATCTTCTTTGCTGTTCATTGGATCAAAAAGCATATAATTATTAACTTTTTGGAAGAGAGCAAAATATGCATAGGTCATATTAGGGGCAGCAAAAATATACCTGGTCTTCACTTGATTCTTATATTTATCTACAATCTTTGAGACGCTATCCTCAAACACATTATTTGCAATTTTACTCTGTTGAGCCACTTTAACTAAGGCATCAATCTTTTTCTGAAGATCGATCTGCATCAGAGTCAGTTCTTTTATCTTGGTACAATTTAAAGAACCATCAATAGTATAACCTGTAGAGAAATCACCATATTTTGCTTTAACATTAAGAGTTTCAATGCTGTCAACAGAGAAATTGATTGCCTTATCACCAACTCTCAACCGATAAAACTCCGGAGACTCGGGCCGCAAATGTTTAAAATTAAATTCACCGTCACCTTTCAACTTTACAGAATCTAACGATTCAATACCCTCGATGCCGGAAGCTTCCAAATACAACATTTTTCCATCAGCATCGGCTACAGTACCCTTAATATTAAATTTTGGCTCTTTGTTGCAAGATGCTAAAGCCAAAGCTCCAAATATAAATAAACAAATCTTTTTCATAGTATATATTCTTATAATTTGCACGATTCATTTGTAATTAATTAAATGCAAATATAGTTCTTTTCACGTTTAGACAAAGCATTTGCATACCATCTTCTCTTCAAAAAATAAAAAAAAAGCAATTTCGAAGTAACTTTTTCGCTCATTTCCACTGTCTTAGAATAAGAAATATATATCTTTGCGATAATTTTGAAAGAAAGAAATAGATAAAACAATTTTTATGATCAACCCAATTGTTAAAACAATCGAGCTAGGAGATGGAAGAACCATCACGCTCGAGACGGGAAAATTGGCAAAACAGGCAGACGGATCTGTAATGCTGCGCATGGGAAACACCATGTTGCTCGCTACTGTTTGTGCCGCTAAAGATGCAGTTCCCGGAACAGATTTCATGCCTTTACAGGTAGAGTATAAAGAAAAATACGCAGCCTTTGGCCGTTTTCCTGGTGGTTTTACAAAAAGAGAAGGTAGAACGTCAGATTATGAAATTCTGACTTGCCGTCTGGTAGACCGCGCGCTCCGCCCACTATTCCCAGACAACTACCATGCAGAGGTGTATGTAAATATCATCCTGTTCTCTGCTGATGGTGAAGATATGCCCGACGCATTAGCAGGTCTTGCAGCTTCTGCCGCATTAGCTGTTTCTGACATACCTTTCAACGGACCTATTTCAGAAGTACGTGTTGCACGTATTGATGGTAAGTTTGTTATCAATCCTACGTTCGCTGAACTTGAAAAAGCTGATATGGATATCATGGTTGCCGCAACTTATGAAAACATCATGATGGTTGAAGGTGAAATGAAAGAAGTTTCAGAAGCTGAACTATTGGAAGCAATGAAAGTTGCTCACGAAGCAATCAAGGTTCACTGCAAAGCTCAGATGGAATTAGCCGAAGCTGTAGGTAAAACAGTAAAACGTGAATATTGCCATGAAGTAAATGATGACGATCTTCGCAAGGCTGTTCATGATGCATGTTATGACAAATCATATGCAATTGCAGCTTCCGGAAATAAGAATAAGCACGAACGTGAAGATGCATTCAATGCTATCCGCGATGAATTCAAAGCTCAGTTCACTGATGAAGAATTAGCTGAAAAAGGTGCTTTGATCAGCAAATATTATCATGATGTGGAAAAAGAAGCTATGCGTCGTTGCATCCTTGATGAAGGAAAACGTCTTGATGGAAGAAAAACCACAGAAATTCGTCCTATCTGGAGTGAAGTAGGTTACTTACCTGGACCTCACGGATCTGCTATCTTTACCCGTGGTGAAACTCAATCTTTGACTTCTGTTACTTTAGGTACTAAGATGGATGAGAAAATCATCGATAATGTATTGACAAAAGGAAAAGAACGTTTCTTGTTACACTATAATTTCCCTCCATTCTGTACTGGTGAAGCAAAAGCTCAAAGAGGAACAGGTCGTCGTGAAATTGGACACGGA
The sequence above is drawn from the uncultured Bacteroides sp. genome and encodes:
- a CDS encoding mannose-1-phosphate guanylyltransferase, with protein sequence MTNSNNYCVIMGGGIGSRFWPFSRKSLPKQFLDFFGTGRSLLQQTYDRFSKIIPPENIFIVTNDLYFSLVQEQLPQLSASQILLEPTRRNTAPCIAWASYHIHALNPNANIVVAPSDHLILKESEFLESIDKGLKFAAKSSDLLTLGIKPNRPETGYGYIQIDEQREGDFYKVKTFTEKPELELAKVFVESGEFYWNSGLFIWNVNSILKAFNGLLPELVAKLTADEGVYGTEKEKAFIDEYFPACPNISIDFGIMEKADNVYVLMGDFGWSDLGTWGSLYDLSPKDKDKNVSLKGDTLMYNSKDNIVVLPEGKLAVLQDLEGYLIAESDNVLLICKKDEENSIRKFVNDAQIKMGEDYI
- a CDS encoding HIT family protein, producing the protein MATIFSKIVAGEIPSYKVAENDCFYAFLDINPLVKGHTLVIPKHEVDYIFDLEDEELAAMHLFAKSVAKAIEKAVPCKRIGVAVMGLEVPHAHIHLIPINKESDMIISNPKQKLSDEEFSKISESIKSVWEAENRHI
- the greA gene encoding transcription elongation factor GreA, with amino-acid sequence MAYMSEEGYKKLVEELRILETVNRPEISRQIGEARDKGDLSENAEYDAAKEAQGMLEMKINQLKNIVGSAKIIDETKLKTDSVQILNKVELKNLKNGMKMVYTIVSESEANLKEGKLSVKTPIAKGLLGKKVGDIAEISVPQGNISLEVMNISL
- a CDS encoding thioredoxin-like domain-containing protein translates to MKKICLFIFGALALASCNKEPKFNIKGTVADADGKMLYLEASGIEGIESLDSVKLKGDGEFNFKHLRPESPEFYRLRVGDKAINFSVDSIETLNVKAKYGDFSTGYTIDGSLNCTKIKELTLMQIDLQKKIDALVKVAQQSKIANNVFEDSVSKIVDKYKNQVKTRYIFAAPNMTYAYFALFQKVNNYMLFDPMNSKEDIKCFQAVATSLTNAYPNSDRSKNLYNIVIKGLKNTREAKRKVIELPQEKLSEAGLIDINLKDIHGVSHKLSALKGKVVILDFTVYQAENSTAHNFMLRDVYNKYAAQGLQIYQVSLDADEHFWKTVTDKLPWVCVRDEDGTSSKYASLYNIKKVPSFFLINRNNELSARDENIKNLEAEVKKLL
- the pnp gene encoding polyribonucleotide nucleotidyltransferase is translated as MINPIVKTIELGDGRTITLETGKLAKQADGSVMLRMGNTMLLATVCAAKDAVPGTDFMPLQVEYKEKYAAFGRFPGGFTKREGRTSDYEILTCRLVDRALRPLFPDNYHAEVYVNIILFSADGEDMPDALAGLAASAALAVSDIPFNGPISEVRVARIDGKFVINPTFAELEKADMDIMVAATYENIMMVEGEMKEVSEAELLEAMKVAHEAIKVHCKAQMELAEAVGKTVKREYCHEVNDDDLRKAVHDACYDKSYAIAASGNKNKHEREDAFNAIRDEFKAQFTDEELAEKGALISKYYHDVEKEAMRRCILDEGKRLDGRKTTEIRPIWSEVGYLPGPHGSAIFTRGETQSLTSVTLGTKMDEKIIDNVLTKGKERFLLHYNFPPFCTGEAKAQRGTGRREIGHGNLAHMALKNIIPDNYPYVVRVVSEILESNGSSSMATVCAGTLALMDAGVKIKKPVSGIAMGLIKNAGEDKFAVLSDILGDEDHLGDMDFKVTGTKDGITATQMDIKVDGLSFDILEQALNQAKEGRMHILGKIMETIQEPRADLKDHAPRIETLIIPKEFIGAIIGPGGKIIQGMQEETGATITIEEVEGVGKIEVSGTNKAAIENAMRLIKGIVSVPEVGEVYKGKVRSIMPYGAFVEFLPGKDGLLHISEIDWKRLETVEEAGIKEGDEIEVKLIDVDAKTGKFKLSKKALTPRPPKKEDQ